A region of the Stieleria neptunia genome:
TCAGTCAACCGATGCCTACGCGGATCTGGTCGACCGGCTGTTGAATTCACCACGCTTCGGCGAGCGGATGGCGATCTATTGGTTGGACCTGGTGCGATACGCCGATACCGTCGGCTACCACGGCGACCAGAACGTGTCTCAATCGCCCTATCGCGATTACGTGATCAACGCCTTTAACGACAACTTGCCGTATGACCGTTTCGTCCGCGAACAGCTTGCCGGTGACCTGCTTCCCGATGCGACACTCGATCAACAAGTGGCGTCGGGCTACAACCGGCTGAACCAGACGACCGAAGAAGGCGGATCGCAGGCGAAAGAGTATTTGGCGATCTACTTTGCCGATCGTGTTCGAAACGTTTCCCAAGTCTTCATGGGCGCGACGATGGGTTGTGCCCAGTGCCACGATCACAAGTACGACCCCTACACGACGCGCGATTTCTACTCGCTGGGAGCGTTCTTTGCCGATTTGGACGAGCGCGGCGTCTATGGGGCGCGCAGCCGACCGCCGATGATCCGCGTCCCCGGTGACAGGCTGCAGGCGGAACTGGCGGACATGGATCGCCAAATCGAGGTGCTCCGCGCGGAAATCAATCCGCTGCGTCAATCGCTGATCGCCGCCCAGGACCAGTGGGAAGCCGACGTGATCGACCGGATCGATGACCGGCAAGAAACCGAAACGATCTGGATCGACGACGCGCTTGCACTGAGCGCCAACCAGAGCGGGGATTGGCAGTTTGTTGCCCGCGACAAAGCACCGGTTCATCGCGGCGACACGTCTCGAAAACAGCAGAGCAAGGGGCTGACCCAACACCTGTTCGACAACGCCAAGCAGCCCTTTGTCGTCACCAAAGACGCTCGGTTTTACTGTTGGGTCCATCTGGATCCCCAAAATCCCCCGGCGGCGATCATGCTGCAACTGAACGACGGCGACTGGACGCACCGCAAGGTCTGGGGCAGCGATGACATCAGCTATGGTCGACAGCAAGAGAGCTACGCCGGCTATCGGCGCGGCGGGGATCTTCCCGCGACGGGCCAGTGGGTGCGACTGGAAGCGACCGCAGAGGAAGTCGGGTTGGGTGAAGGGGCCAAGGTCAACGGGATGGCGTTCACCCAATTCGGCGGTCTGGTTCACTGGGACGATTGCGGCGTGATCACCGCCGGCGGAATTCCCGCCGAAGTCGCCGAAGCCTTGCGTCTCGACCCAGGCCAGCGGTCGGATCAACAGCGTCAAGCGATCACCGATCACTACGTGGCGGAATCCGAGGAGATGATTTCGCTGCAAAACCAGATTCGGCAATTGGAAACGCGCCGCAAGGCGAAATACGAAACGGCGCCCGAAACCGTCGTCTCGCGGAGCGTCTCCCCGCGAACGATCCGAATCTTGCCCCGCGGCAACTGGATGGACGATTCCGGTGACGTGGTCACTCCGGCGATCCCGGCATTTTTGGGGACGTTGGACAGCGGCGATGCGCGACCGACGCGGCTTGATTTGGCGAACTGGTTGTGCCGTGACGACAACCCGCTGACCGCACGAACGATGGTCAACCGGTTGTGGAGCCTGTTGTTTGGACGGGGGATCTGTGCCAGCGTGGATGACTTTGGCGGGCAGGGGACGTATCCGTCGTATCCGGATCTGTTGGACGCCCTGGCGATCGATTTCATCCAGTCGGGCTGGGACGTCAAACACGTGATGCGATCGATCGCGAACAGCCAGGCGTACCGGCGTTCGTCCACGCCGACTGCGGAACTGTCGCAACGCGATCCGTACAACGATCTGTTCGCCCGGCAGGGACGCTTTACGGTGGATGCCGAAGTGGTCCGTGACGGGGCGCTCGCGATCAGCGGTCTGTTGGTCGAATCCATCGGCGGGCCGAGCGTTCGTCCGTACCAACCGGCGGGCTATTATGCACAACTCAATTTCCCACGCCGCAACTACGTGGCCGACGAGGGATCCAACCAGTACCGTCGCGGGCTGTACACGCACTGGCAGCGGACGTTCCTGCACCCGATGCTCAAAGCCTTTGACGCGCCCAGCCGCGAAGAATGCACGGCGCAGCGGGCGCGGTCGAACACACCGCTGCAGGCGCTGGTGTTGCTCAACGATCCGACCTTTGTCGAAGCGGCACGGGTGTTTGCCGAGCGGATCATGCGTGAAGGCGGCCAAGACGTCGACCAGCGACTGCAATGGGCTTACCGGAACGCCGTCTCGCGTGCCGCGCCGGCGGAGATTGTCGAACCCCTGGCGGCCGTGTTCCGCGATCACCTGGATCACTACCGGGCCAACGTCGACGACGCGGGGAAATTGATCGCCCACGGCGAAGCACCGGTCCCCAGCGATCTGGATGTGGCCGAATTGGCCGCCTGGACCAGTGTGGCCCGTGTGATCCTGAACCTACACGAAACCATTACGCGCTACTGAGACCGCGATGAATCCTGAATCCAATTCTCTGCACCGGCGACTCGCACGTCGGACGTTTCTGCGCCGCACCGGAATCGGTTCGGTCGCGTTGGCGTCCCTGTTGAAATCAGACTTGGCGGGCGCGGTATCGGCATCCGCTGCGGCGTCGTCCGGCGCGAGCGCCTTTGAAGGCATCCTGGCCCGCCCGCATCATGCCCCGCGCGTCAAACGTGTGATCCATCTGTGCATGGCCGGCGGCCCCAGCCATTTGGAAACGTTCGACTACAAACCGGTCTTGGCGGAGATGGACGGCAAACCGATGCCGGATTCGATCACGGCGGGACAGCCGATCGCGCAGTTGCAGGGCAAAGAGCTGAAGGTGATGGGGCCGCAGCACAAGTTCATCGCCCGCGGCGAAAGCGGATTGATGATATCCGACGTGTTCAAGCACATCGGCGGCTTGGCCGATGAGATGTGTGTCATCAAATCGATGCACACCGAACAGATCAACCACGACCCCGCGCACACGTTTTTTAATACCGGAACGGCGATCAGTGGGCGACCCTCGATGGGTTCGTGGGTGCTGTACGGGCTGGGAAGCGAAACGGAGAATCTGCCGGGGTTCATCGTGCTGACCAGTGAAGGCGGGGGGCAGAGTCAACCGATCAGTTCGCGGCAGTGGCACTCGGGTTTTTTGCCCAGTCGTTACCAAGGTGTCCAGATGCACGCCAGCGGAAACCCGGTCCACTATGTCGGCAATCCGGCGGGGGTCAGCCGTGATCAACAGCGGGACATCGTCGATGCGGTTTCGCGGATCAACCAGATTCGAAACGACGAGCTCAACGATCCCGAAATCGCTACGCGGTTGGCGGGTTATGAAATGGCGTTCCGGATGCAGGCTTCGGTGCCCGAGTTGACCGACATGTCCGGCGAGACGCAGCAAGTGATCGACCAATACGGTTGCACGCCGGGCGACGGTTCGTTCGCCAGCAATTGTTTGCTCGCCCGCCGGTTGGCCGAACGCGGCGTGCGATTTATCCAACTGTACCATCGCGGCTGGGACCACCACGGGGGCGTCAAGGCGGGGGTGGCCAAGACGGCGGGACTGGTGGATCGAGGCACCGCGGCCCTGGTCTGGGATCTGAAGCAACGCGGCATGTTGGACGAAACGCTGATCGTCTGGGGTGGTGAATTCGGCCGCACTCCGATGGCCCAAGGCAGCGGACGCGATCACCACATCAAAGGGTTTTCGATGTGGCTGGCCGGCGGCGGTGTCCGCGGCGGCACGAGCTATGGAGCGACCGATGAATTCGGGTACAACGCGGTGGAGAACAAAGTCCACGTGCGAGACTTTCACGCCACGATGCTGCACCTGTTGGGCATCGATCACATGCGGCTGAGTTTCAAGTTTCAAGGCCTGGATTTTCGCCTGACCGGTGTGGAAGAAGCCCACGTGGTGCGCGAGCTGTTGGCGTAGCCAGTGGCGTAAGCTTCCAGCTTGCGTGTGGCGTAAGCTTCCAGCTTGCGAGGCAAGCAGAATGCTTGCCCCACTTCAGACCAACGACCGCGCGTAGCTCAAGAAGAACAGGACCATGTGCAGGGGCAACGTGCCGATGGCGGCGTAACGAAAGCGGCGTCGCGAGAACAGGCCGATGATCGACAAGACCGTTCCGAGCACGGCGACCAAGGCACCTCCGGCGGGAAACCACCAGGCGCCCAGGGCGGCAAACAGGAGCACGATGACTGCGGCCGACGAGGCGCCCATGGCGGTGTAGAGGAACGGCCCGTACTCTCCATAGGCTGCCTCGCCCGAGAGCGTCGGCGTCTTGACCGGTTCGGACGGCGTTGTCAGCTCCGGCGGGTCGACACGGAACGGCGATCCGACGCGGACCGGTGCTTCCGATGCGGCACCCGCCACCGATGCCGCGCCCGCCATCGTCCGCTCGGCCGCCCCATCGGTCGTTGTCGGTTCGACAAGCTTGGCAACAAACGGGGCGGTTCCGGTTTCCGACGGATCGGAGTTTTCGGTCGGCCCGGGCTGGTCGTGCGAAGGTGAGGCGTCGTCGGTTCGATTCATGGACGATGTTACTGGGGTGTCGGCGTTGGAGTTTCCCGAACCGATCTCGCTCGTGGGCACCAGAAAGCAACTATTCTAATGGATCTTCCCGGCGGACAGATAGCCATTGAGTTGACGTATTGGATGATGTGTCGATATTAGGTTTGTCGTGCCCCTCCGCAACCGTATCGTTTCTACCCGATTTAGATTTCATGACATTCCAGCTTTGCAGTTCTTTGTGGTGCCGCCAGACGGTTCGAGACGGGCATGGCGGAATCCGTTCGTTGCGATCACGTGTCGGCATGATCGCGCTGCTGGCGGGCGTGGTCGGGCTGACAAACGTGGTCGGGCTGAGGGGGCTGGGCATCCGGACGGTTCGGGCGGCGGATGTTGAAACGGCTCGGCCGTTACCGCCGGAGATTGCCCAGGCGTCCCAAGAGCCGATCGAGGCGATGTCGGCCATCCGGATCCCCGAAGGCTGGACGATCAGCCTGTGGGCCGCCGAACCGGATGTCGCCAACGTCGTGGCCTTTGACATCGATCGACAAGGACATCTTTATGCGTGCGAGACGTTTCGACAGAATCGCGGCGTGACCGACAATCGCGGCCACGACCAACAGTGGCTGATGGCCGATCTGGCGTCCAGGACGGTTCAGGATCGCATCGATTACCACAAGCGTCTGTTGGGGGAGGCGGCGGTGACGTACACCCAGCACGACGACCGGATTCGACGGCTGTCCGATACCGACGGTGACGGGCGGGCCGACAAGAGCGTGGTGCTGGCCAGCGGATTCCATCAATTGGAAGAAGGCACCGGCGCCGGCGTCTTGGCCGTCGACGGCGACGTTTACTACACCTGCATCCCGAAGCTTTGGAAACTGGTCGACCAAGACGGTGACGGCAAGGCGGACGAACGCGTCGTGCTGTCGGACGGTTATGGCGTCCGCGTCGCGTTTCGCGGCCACGATCTGCACGGGCTAATTCGTGGCTACGACGGGCGGTTGTACTTCACGATCGGAGACCGCGGCTACCACCTGCGAACGGCCGAGGGCGAGGTCTTGTCCGACCCCGCCAGCGGCGCGGTGTTCCGCTGCGAACTCGATGGCACCGGGTTAGAAGTGTTCGCGCGTGGGTTGCGAAACCCACAGGAACTGGCGTTCAACGATCGTGGCGATTGGTTTACCGTCGACAACAACAGCGACAGTGGCGACCAGGCCCGCATCGTGCACCTGTTGCAAGACGGCGACACCGGCTGGCGGATGTATTACCAATACCTCAGCGACCGTGGCCCGTTCAATCGCGAGAAAATCTGGCAGCCGGTCAACCCCGACCAACCCGCGTCGATCATCCCCCCGGTCGCCAATTTCACCGACGGGCCGAGCGGTTTGGCGTACTACCCCGGCACCGGATTCGGCGACCAACTCGACGACACCTTTTTGATTTGCGATTTCCGTGGCGGCCCCAGCAACAGCGGCATTCGAACCTTCAACGTCGAACCGGCCGGGGCGACGTACAAGTTGGTCGCCGACGATCAACCGATTTGGACGTGCCTGGCCACCGACGTCGCGTTCGGTCCCGATGGCGCGTTGTACGTCAGCGATTGGGTCGACGGGTGGGACGGTCTGGGCAAGGCTCGGATCTATCGCATCAGTGACCCCGACCACGCCGACGATCCCATCGTCGCGGACGTGCAGCAGCGACTTGCCGGCGACTGGGATGCGTTGTCGCCGCAAACGCTGGCCGGTTTGATCGGACACGCCGATCGACGGATTCGACTGCAGAGCCAATGGGCACTGGCGTCACGCGGCGCAACCGACACGCTGGCCGCGATCGCGGCGGATGCCGACGCATCGCCCAAGGCGCGTTTGCACGCGGCGTGGGGGTTGGGCCAAATCGCTCGTCACAGCGCGTCCAGCGACGCTCCCGACGCCGCGGCCAAACAGGCGTTGATCAAATTGATCGCCGACGCCGATGCAGATCTGTCTGCCGCGGCGCTGGCGATCGTCGGCGAACAGGGCTGGACCGGCGCTTCCCAAGCCGCTCAAACGGCGCTCAACAGCGAGAACCCCCGCGTCCGATACGCCGCAATCGACGCACTCGGGCGGCTGAAAGACGCTTCGGCAATCGAAGCCGTCTTGACCCAGGCGGGAACCGTCGACGCCAAAGATCCCGCGATCCGCCACGCGGCGTCGATGTATTTGGCGCGGGCCGTCAAAGCGGATCGGATTGCCATTCTGGCCAAGCACCCCAATGCCACGGTGCGTCTGTCGGGCGTCATCGCCTTGAGAAGGCTGGCCAGCGGATCGGTCGGGAAATTCCTGCACGATCCCGATCCCCGCGTGGTGTTGGAGGCCGCACGAGCGATCCACGACAAACCGATCGAGTTTGCAACCGCCGCGCTGGCGGAATTGATCCAACAACCGCTGGAATCCGAAGCCCTGGCCCGACGCGTCCTGAACGCCAATTACCGCATCGGCAGCGCCGAGTCGGCCAACGCGATCGCAACCTACGCGACACGCTCCGAAGCAAGCGAAGCGATGCGGATCGAAGCGATCGAGATGCTCGGCGATTGGAGCACGCCGGGGCCGCTGGACCGCGTCTTGGGGGATTACCGCCCGCTGGACAAACGCGACGCCGCATTGGCCGCCGCCGCCCTGGAACCACAGATCGATCTGTTGATGGTCGCTCCGGAAAACGTGCGACTGCGAGCGATCGAAGTGGCTGCGTCGTTGGGAATTAAAAAAATCGCCGGTGCGCTGGTCGACCAAGTCGCCGAAACCAGACGCAGTTCCGACGCGCGGGCGCGGGCCCTCGTGGCGCTGGCGCGTCTAGACGCATCCAGCGCCGTCCGGCTGGCCGAATCGATTCCCGTTGACAACGCGCGCGGCCCATTGGGACTGGCCAGTCTGTCCGTGTTGGCCGATCACGCCGCGGAAAAATCCATCGACCGCTTCGTCACGTCCACCTCCAATGCCGACACCCGAATGCGACAACAGGCATGGGACATCCTGGCCGAGCTGAAAAGCCCCAAGGCGGACGCGGCGATTCGCCAAGCGGTCGACCAATACCTCGACGGCAGTCTCGATGCACGCGTGCAATTGAACGTGATCGAAGCAGCCAAGGGCCGATTGGACGATGCCCGGCAAAAGCGTTTGGACGAGTACCGAACCGAAGTGGCCCAATCGCAACCGCTGGGGAAATGGCTGGATTCGCTTTCCGGAGGCGACCCCGAGCGGGGCGCCGCGTTGTTCTTTGGAAAAACCGAACTGTCCTGCGTCCGCTGCCACAAAGTCGATCGCGCCGGTGGTGAGGTGGGACCCAATTTGACCGTGATCGGGAAGGAGCGTGACGCCCGCTACCTGCTCGAATCGATCTGTCTGCCCGATGCGAAAATTGCCAAGGGATTCGAAACGGCGGTCATCGTGGATCTGGACGGTCGTGTCCACAGCGGCATCGTCAAATCCGAAAACGACGACGTGGTCGAATTGATTCTCGCCGATGGCAGCCAACAACGGATCCTGCAAGACGACATCGAAGTGCGACGCAAAGGCAACTCGTCGATGCCGGCCGACCTGACCAAGCACCTGACAGCCAGAGAATTGCGTGACCTGGTCGCCTATCTCGCCAGTTTGCAAGTCGATCCACGATCGGCCACGGACGTGGAATGAAACGAGGGATGGCAGAATGATTCGGGGCAGAATGATGGGGCTTGCGGGCTGTCGGTTTTGTGAGCCGCGACGCGTAAGCGGCCGGGCACTGCGACGAAAGCCCGAGGCCTTACGGCCAGCGGCTCACCATTAACTCAGCAGAACCCGACTCAATCGACAGCCCGCTTGCGCTGTTCTGCTGCGCTCAACGAGACGTTGACAGCGCATTAATCTTCCTGCGTCGGCTCGTCGACCAAACGGATCACTTCGATTCGAGAGTTGGCTTCGGCGATCATCAGGAAACGATCGTCGGGACTGAACTCGACCGCCACGACGTTTTCTTTGCGCGGTTGCAGGGCGATCAGTTCCAGCCCGCTGTGCGTGTCCCAAATGCGGATGACTCGATCGGAGCCGACCGTCACGATCCGGTCCCCGCTGATCGAAGCGGTCACGCGGGTCACGGGGCTGCTGCTGACCAGCAAGCGTTGCCCCAGCCGGGGCGGTTGCGAGTTCGGGACGACGTTTGGCGATGCGGCAACCAATGGAAACGCGGGCTGGCCGGCCGTTGTTGAAGCGGTCGTCGAATCGGTCGTCAGATCTTCATCACGCACGTCACCTGGATTCCAAATCGCACAACTGCCGTCGTCACCGACGGTCGCCAGCTGATTCCGATCGGCCAGCCAAACCAGGTCGTTGACCGAACTCGGATGCGCCTTCCAGACCTGCACCGGCGCGTCCGCCCACCGCCATTGGCCATCGGCCGTTCGCAGCAGCGTCGCATAGAACACTCGCCCGGCCTTGGTGCATCCGAAGATCCGATCACCCGACGGAGCCACCTTCAGTCGAGAAATGCCTCCGAGCCGGGGCAACACCAGTTCCTGCGGGGGTGCGTCGGTGGTCAAGTCGTACAGCAGCAGACTTTCTTCGCGAATCGTTGAATTGCGATTCGGATTCGCTTTGGCAGCTTCGTTGGAAAGTTTGATCTCTTGAGAGAAGGACGCGACCAGATGTTGCGAATCGATCAGGCTGACGGCGGTCAACGCGGCGCGTCGCTCGACGTCGATCGACCGTCGGGCGACGAAATCGGTTCTTCCGGCTTCAAACACGAAGAGGGTGCCTCGGGTATGGACGGCGAAGCGGGGTGGTCCCGGATCCGTCGGCCGGACGTCGCCACGAAGCGGCATGCTGCCGATCCCGCGTACTCCGCGGGCACGCCGCATTTCAACATCCAACTTGTGTTTGCCCAGCGAGTGGGTTTTGTAAAGCAGGTTCCGTTGGCGTTTTGTCGCGGAGACTGTGACGGCAATTTGCCGTGGCGAAATCCAACTGGCGTCCACCAGCGTGCGTTCGGAAACATGCAGCGTTCCGATCGCGTCGTGGCCATCGTTGGACCACAACCGCACCTTGCCGTCGTCGCTGGCGGTGACGAGAAATGGTTCGCAAAAACGATACTTCGGCTCGCCGGATTTCGGTTGATCGACCAGTTTATGACAGGGGGCAAGGTAAAGCACATCGCCCACCGTGTTCTCGTGCCCCTGGTAATCGCGAAAGTGTCGAATCGTGAACGATTCCGCGGGCGGGACAGCGTGCGGGACAGCGGGATCGACCGCTGACGTGTTTTCCGGCGACACGGCAGCCGTGCCCGTACTCGTGGTCGGTTCGGACTCAGGCGCCGCCGCGGACTCTGTCGCGGAGTCCGTGGCGGTGGTGATCTCTGTCAGCAACCAGCGAGAAACGTTGCCATCTCGACCGCCGACGATCAGCTCGTCTCCGTCGGGAGAAAAACGAACTTGCCAGGCCCCTCGTTGACTGGCCTGGAACTGACTCGGCGGATGCCTCAGCGGCATGCGCAAATCCTTCAGATAGGTCATACCGATGTCATCGCACCAAGCGATCCGATGCGTTTCGGCGTGAAAGTCCAGCCCACGCATGCCCAGCCCACGCCAAAGCAATCCTTCATGGTGGAACCCTTCGGGGGTGGACCCCCAAAGTTCCACAAACCCCATGGACCCCATCGGCGATTCGAAACGTCCTCGCGTTGAGACGAACCTGCCGTCCTCGGTGAAACGCAGTCCGGTGATCGCCGGCCGGTCGGGCCAGTCGCGTTGAAACGTGTGGATCAACTCCCCCGCATCATTTCGCTGTAACAAGACCAACCAGCTGTGCTCATCGACGGCGCGCGCTCCGGTGCTGGTCGACCCGCCGCCGACCAACAATTGATTTGAATCGGGGGAAAAGGCAATCGCATGACCGCGTCGCCGCTTGGGCAGCGCGATCCGTTGGTCTTGTTCGTTTTCCTCCAGATCCCAAACCGTCACGGCCCCGTCTCGATCAATCCAGCACAACCATTTTTCGTCCGGGCTGACGGTTAACGCGTGGACCGAGTCCGTCGATCGCACCAGAATCTGTGGGGGACCGAGCCCACGTCGCTTGTCTTGGTCGGCGTTGAAGAACTCTCGATCGGTCGGCAATTTCCATTTCAAAATCGTCCCGTCGCCGCAGGCGGCAAACATCCATTGGTGTCGACGCGAAACCGCCAACGCATGAATCGCCGACGCCGAGTTGACGCCCGGGACATCGGCGTTGAGTACGGTCGAGGGAGAGTGGGAAATGAGATCGAGCAGCCGCCATTCCCACTTTCGCATCGAAATGGGAATGCTCCGCATGAGTTCCAACCCGCGGGTGCGGTCGCCTTCGGCCAGCTCATGCGACGCCCTGGACAGTTCGACCATGTGGCGGTGCAGCAGCAACGCCTCGCGCTCCGCCTCGCTTTGTTTGTGTTTCAGAACCAATCGGTTGGCACGATCGCTCAGTTGCATGTGTCGCACCTGGGCGACCAGGATTCCCATCAGCAACACCAGAACCACCGGAATTCCCATCGCCAACAACGCATAGGCGGGATGAAGTCGCCCCCAAACCCAGACGTTTTCCAGCAGCGACACCTTGCGTGCCAAGATCGGCTCTCGCCGGCGGAACCGCTGCAAATCATCGCGGAGGTCGGCGGCCGATCGGTAGCGTGCGGTGGGGGATTTCGCCAAGCAACGCAGGGTGATCGTTTCCAGATCACGAGGGATCGCCGCGCGGCGGCTCCGCGGGGGCGTCGGAATCGCCGTCTTGTTCGCCTGCAGCACCTCGCGTGCTTTGCCGACAAACGGCGGCGTTCCGACCAGCATCTCGTACAGGATCGTTCCCAACGCATACAGATCCGTCGCCGGCTGGTTGGCGTTTTCAGCGCCTTCGGCCTGCTCGGGACTCATGTAAGCCGGCGTCCCCAGGACGGTGCCCTCGGTGGTCAATCCGGACGAAAACTGCGGGTAGCTGGCCAGGCCGAAATCGAGAACCATGGGACGGTTCTGGTTCAGCATCACGTTGGCGGGTTTGAGGTCGCGATGCACGATGCCATGGTCGTGGGCACAGGCGACCGCGTCGGCGATTTGCGCCATCCAGTCCGCCGCTTGGTCAAAATCCAGCGGACCGTGATCTTTCAGGTACCGGGCCAGCGAAGGTCCATCGATCCACTGTTGGATCAAAATCGGCAAACCGTCCTCGATCAGGACTTCGTGGACTTGGACCACGTTGGGATGCGTGATGGCAGCGGCGGCACGAGCCTCGGTTTGAAACCGCGCCGCGCTGGTTTCACTGGTCACCCGCGAAGCATGCGGGACCTTGAGCGCCACCCAACGCGCCAGCCGCGCGTCGCGGGCACACCACACACTGCCCGTCGCCCCGGTGCCGAGCCGTTTGCGGATTTCAAATCGCCCCAGCCAGACCTTGTCGCGATCCAGCGCCGCCAACTCGGCCAAGCGGCTTGACGTCGGCAAACGACGACTGTTCAGCTCGCTGGCGGGAACCTTGACCGTCTGATCGCGGGTCTCTTCGGCGTCGCGGTAGGCCGCGTCGATGGCGTCCAGTTCCTGGGTCAACTGAGTCCGCCAGTCTTTCGGTACCCCGGCCAGAAACGGTGCCCGTTCGACCTCGCCTTCCTGAAGCGACGCTTCGTAGGCATCGCACAACCGATCGATCGTGATCCACTTCTCGCGCGAGTCCTCGGCCGAACCCCCGTGCGGATCAGGTTGGTCGGTGTTCATCGGAGTTCTCCAAGATCGGACTCCACAAGCGACGGATCAAATTCAGTTTTCGCTCCACCGTCCGCGTGGCGCAGCCGAGTTGCTCCGCGATCTCCTCGTTCGTAAACCCGTGCAGCTTCAAGGACACGATCCCACGCAACGTCGCTTCGGAAAGCTGCTCCAGAAACCGCTCGATCGCTTCGTTCGACGCCGCCTGTTCGGCACCCGAGCGTTGGTTCCGGTCGCGGACCGAGTCGAGCGGATAGTCTTCACGCTTGCGCCCCGCACGTTGTGAAGCGAATTCAATTCTCGAGGAACTCGGTTTGGGCCCATCGCCGATCAACAATCGATTGCGTCCGCTCGCCGTCGCGCCCTGCCGGGGCACACCCGAGTGGTACGAACCCGATCGGGGCTCGAGCCGATTCAGGCGGGTTGATGGGGTCGCGTCGCCATTGCCCGAGACGTCATTGACCGAGTCATCCTTTCCCGACTCGCCGGGTGGCGGTTCGGCGGGTCGGCGGCCGCCTTCACCGCCGCGGCACAGCGCGTTGTCGTAACGCACCGAATCGATCGCCTTGTTTCGCGTCAGTCGCGCCAAGATCGCCCAAGCCTGTCCGCCGGTGACGAGCGCGTCCAGCTGGCCCGTCTCGATCCGATCAAAAAAACTTCGGAAGGCGCTCTGGGCAACGTCTTCCTCGTCAGCCAAACCGCCGCCGGGGGTCAGCCGTGTCCGTGCGACACGCTCGACCTGGCCGCGGTAACAACGATACAGTTTTGCAGCGGCGGACTGGCGTTCTTCATCGGTGCCCGCCTGACGCAGCTGATTCAGGATCAGGGTGATTGAGCTTTCTGACATAAGCATCGAGGCGGGGAGGGGGTGAAAAGCAACGTCTCAAAACGTCGAGCCGCCTATCTCCATTGAGCCACAGTCTGACATATGTTGGACCGTCTTGTCAAAGTTCATCTCCGACATTCGAGCGATTTGCCGGCCCCCCAACGAGATTTTCGAAGGGCTGCCACTGAACCAGCGCCGGCGAATGCGACCCCGTGACCCCGACCGCAGCGGAGGCGATGAACCCTTCTCTTGGTGTCGAGCAGACGAAACTCCATTGCTTTTCCAGGTCCAATCCCGCGGCCAGGAATCGAATGACGGGGCGCTCGGAATCAATTTGCTCAAACGCGAAATCGGCCAGTGGCGTGTGCAACCCGGTCCCGATGGCCTTGATGAAGGCCTCCTTGAGCGTCCAGATCCTCAGGAAAAAGTACTGCTGGCGGGCGAGCGGCTGGCGACGCAAAAAACGCACTTCCGGCTCAGCGAAGTACCGTTCGGCCAGTTCGGTCGAGGTCCGGCGGTGAATCGATTCCACATCCACGCCGACCAAATCGACGTGCGGATCGGCAACGCCGCATAACACCAGACCGTCGGTGTGGGCGATATTGAACGGCTGGATGGCTTCGTCGGGCGTCACGACCTGCGGTTTGCCGTGTCGGCCGGTGCCGAAGCGAATCGCCTCGGGCGCGACGTTGCGGTCGGCCAGTAGACGCCGCGCCATCGCCCGACCGACGACGTGTTGATTGCGCGTGGTGGTGCGTTGAAAACGATCGGCGTGGATCAATTCCTCCTCCGCCAGCCATCGTTCACAGCGACGTTCGAATTCGCCGC
Encoded here:
- a CDS encoding PVC-type heme-binding CxxCH protein encodes the protein MTFQLCSSLWCRQTVRDGHGGIRSLRSRVGMIALLAGVVGLTNVVGLRGLGIRTVRAADVETARPLPPEIAQASQEPIEAMSAIRIPEGWTISLWAAEPDVANVVAFDIDRQGHLYACETFRQNRGVTDNRGHDQQWLMADLASRTVQDRIDYHKRLLGEAAVTYTQHDDRIRRLSDTDGDGRADKSVVLASGFHQLEEGTGAGVLAVDGDVYYTCIPKLWKLVDQDGDGKADERVVLSDGYGVRVAFRGHDLHGLIRGYDGRLYFTIGDRGYHLRTAEGEVLSDPASGAVFRCELDGTGLEVFARGLRNPQELAFNDRGDWFTVDNNSDSGDQARIVHLLQDGDTGWRMYYQYLSDRGPFNREKIWQPVNPDQPASIIPPVANFTDGPSGLAYYPGTGFGDQLDDTFLICDFRGGPSNSGIRTFNVEPAGATYKLVADDQPIWTCLATDVAFGPDGALYVSDWVDGWDGLGKARIYRISDPDHADDPIVADVQQRLAGDWDALSPQTLAGLIGHADRRIRLQSQWALASRGATDTLAAIAADADASPKARLHAAWGLGQIARHSASSDAPDAAAKQALIKLIADADADLSAAALAIVGEQGWTGASQAAQTALNSENPRVRYAAIDALGRLKDASAIEAVLTQAGTVDAKDPAIRHAASMYLARAVKADRIAILAKHPNATVRLSGVIALRRLASGSVGKFLHDPDPRVVLEAARAIHDKPIEFATAALAELIQQPLESEALARRVLNANYRIGSAESANAIATYATRSEASEAMRIEAIEMLGDWSTPGPLDRVLGDYRPLDKRDAALAAAALEPQIDLLMVAPENVRLRAIEVAASLGIKKIAGALVDQVAETRRSSDARARALVALARLDASSAVRLAESIPVDNARGPLGLASLSVLADHAAEKSIDRFVTSTSNADTRMRQQAWDILAELKSPKADAAIRQAVDQYLDGSLDARVQLNVIEAAKGRLDDARQKRLDEYRTEVAQSQPLGKWLDSLSGGDPERGAALFFGKTELSCVRCHKVDRAGGEVGPNLTVIGKERDARYLLESICLPDAKIAKGFETAVIVDLDGRVHSGIVKSENDDVVELILADGSQQRILQDDIEVRRKGNSSMPADLTKHLTARELRDLVAYLASLQVDPRSATDVE